One segment of Strix aluco isolate bStrAlu1 chromosome 4, bStrAlu1.hap1, whole genome shotgun sequence DNA contains the following:
- the RASL11B gene encoding ras-like protein family member 11B — translation MRLTQSMCTIAECAPGGEGCPAAARPRLVKIAVVGGSGVGKTALVVRFLTRRFIGDYERNAGNLYSRHIQIDGEMLAIQVQDTPGVQIHEHSLHCNEQLNRCIRWADALVIVFSITDYKSYELLSHLYHHVRQLHPGNAVPVVIVANKADLLHIKEVEPQHGLQLANMLGCTFYEVSVSENYNDVFNAFHLLCKEVSKQQTTSTPERRRTSLIPRPKSPNMQDLKRRFKQALSAKVRTVTSV, via the exons atGCGCCTGACGCAGAGCATGTGCACCATCGCCGAGTGCGCGCCCGGCGGGGAGGGCTgccccgctgccgcccggccccgcctcgTCAAGATCGCGGTGGTGGGGGGCAGCGGCGTGGGCAAGACAG CGCTGGTGGTGCGGTTCCTCACCCGGCGGTTCATCGGCGACTACGAGAGGAACGCAG GTAATCTCTACAGCAGGCACATCCAGATAGATGGAGAGATGTTGGCTATTCAAGTGCAAGATACTCCAGGAGTTCAG ATCCATGAACACAGTCTGCATTGTAATGAGCAGTTGAACAGATGTATTCGCTGGGCAGATGCCCTGGTGATAGTCTTCTCCATCACAGACTATAAGAGCTATGAACTACTCAGTCACCTTTACCATCATGTTCGACAGCTGCATCCAGGAAATGCAGTCCCTGTTGTCATCGTCGCAAACAAAGCTGATCTCTTGCATATCAAAGAGGTGGAGCCTCAGCATGGACTTCAGCTGGCCAACATGCTGGGCTGTACTTTCTACGAAGTATCTGTCAGTGAAAACTATAATGATGTCTTCAATGCCTTCCATCTCCTCTGTAAAGAAGTCAGCAAACAGCAAACAACCAGCACCCCTGAGAGAAGGAGAACCTCTCTTATTCCTCGGCCAAAATCACCCAACATGCAGGATCTGAAGAGAAGGTTTAAGCAAGCTTTGTCTGCCAAAGTGAGGACTGTCACTTCTGTTTGA